One window of Leptospira barantonii genomic DNA carries:
- a CDS encoding class II glutamine amidotransferase translates to MCELLGMSANVPTDICFSLTGLVQRGGKTGPHKDGWGIAFYEGKGLRVFHDPEPGVESKIAAFVQKLPIKSEIVISHIRKANRGKVDLKNTHPFIREFWGSYWTFAHNGQFKGIKEESLGDFQPVGSTDSEFAFCWLLGKLKKKFKSPPKKETELFQAIEGYMLELHQKGVSNLLLSDSKNLYTFCSTKLSWITRKSPFGKARLVDADLSVDFRKVTTAGDIVTVIATQPLTSNEEWTVCKPGEFSVWRKGKIVFSNR, encoded by the coding sequence ATGTGTGAACTCCTCGGAATGAGCGCCAATGTCCCGACTGACATTTGTTTCAGCCTGACCGGCCTAGTCCAAAGAGGAGGAAAAACCGGCCCGCATAAGGACGGATGGGGAATCGCATTCTACGAAGGAAAAGGACTTCGGGTTTTTCACGACCCGGAACCCGGAGTCGAATCCAAAATCGCGGCCTTTGTCCAAAAACTTCCGATCAAAAGTGAAATCGTAATCAGTCATATCCGAAAAGCCAACCGCGGCAAAGTGGATCTGAAAAACACCCATCCATTCATTCGAGAATTTTGGGGTTCCTACTGGACATTCGCCCACAACGGCCAGTTCAAGGGAATTAAGGAAGAATCCCTCGGTGATTTTCAACCGGTCGGAAGTACGGACTCCGAGTTCGCATTTTGCTGGCTTCTCGGAAAACTAAAAAAGAAGTTCAAATCTCCCCCGAAAAAAGAAACGGAACTCTTCCAAGCCATCGAAGGTTATATGTTGGAACTCCATCAAAAAGGAGTTTCCAATCTCCTTCTCAGCGATTCTAAAAACCTCTACACGTTTTGTTCCACAAAACTTTCCTGGATCACTCGCAAATCTCCGTTCGGAAAGGCCCGACTTGTGGACGCCGATCTCAGCGTGGACTTTCGAAAGGTCACGACAGCGGGAGACATAGTCACCGTGATCGCAACACAACCGCTCACATCCAACGAAGAATGGACCGTTTGCAAACCGGGAGAATTTTCCGTATGGAGAAAGGGCAAAATCGTATTCTCCAATCGATGA
- a CDS encoding alpha/beta hydrolase family esterase, with translation MKTSKTIHSIIRIFLILILLVSANCRLLRGDRQKFAEGASHENLNVNGTSRTYWFHAPKNPIGENQKLPLVLVLHGRLGNGKIIMEDSKFNDVSDKEGFFVAYPDGYNRSWADGRGATPADRDKINDVEFIEKLIAHLSELFPIAQDKIFIVGHSNGGFMTQRMLVEKSKRFRAGVSVSSQISEYVLKNFEPSANVSVAFINGTDDPTVPYYGGYVRDGGQILSVEDSVDRWLGWNSCSKTSKLETRDAKDDKTKLEIYSYNQCNGKTSVRLYKVVGGGHNWPGIERKIPLVGSLGNSTFELNPAEDIWSFFQSTLEP, from the coding sequence ATGAAGACGAGCAAAACAATACATTCAATAATTAGAATATTCTTAATTTTAATTTTACTTGTTTCCGCGAACTGCAGATTGTTGCGCGGAGATCGACAAAAGTTCGCCGAGGGTGCGAGCCATGAAAATCTGAATGTAAACGGAACTTCTCGAACCTATTGGTTTCACGCTCCCAAAAATCCGATCGGAGAAAATCAAAAACTACCGTTGGTTTTGGTTCTTCACGGAAGATTGGGCAACGGAAAAATCATCATGGAAGATTCCAAGTTCAACGATGTCTCGGACAAGGAAGGATTTTTTGTGGCTTATCCGGACGGTTACAACAGAAGCTGGGCCGACGGTCGAGGTGCGACACCCGCGGATCGAGATAAGATCAACGACGTTGAATTTATAGAAAAACTAATCGCACATCTTTCGGAGTTGTTCCCGATCGCCCAAGACAAGATCTTTATCGTAGGTCATTCCAACGGCGGCTTTATGACTCAAAGAATGCTCGTTGAAAAATCGAAACGATTCCGTGCGGGAGTCAGCGTTTCTTCCCAAATTTCAGAATACGTTCTGAAAAATTTCGAACCGAGCGCGAACGTTTCCGTCGCATTCATCAACGGAACCGACGATCCAACAGTTCCGTATTACGGCGGTTATGTGAGAGACGGAGGACAAATTCTCAGCGTAGAAGATTCCGTCGATCGTTGGCTCGGTTGGAATTCCTGTTCCAAAACTTCCAAACTCGAAACGAGGGACGCGAAGGACGACAAAACAAAACTGGAAATTTATTCTTACAATCAGTGTAATGGGAAAACTTCGGTTCGACTTTACAAGGTTGTAGGCGGCGGTCACAATTGGCCGGGAATCGAAAGAAAAATTCCACTCGTTGGTTCGCTCGGAAACTCCACATTCGAATTGAATCCGGCCGAAGACATTTGGTCTTTTTTTCAATCGACTTTGGAACCTTGA
- a CDS encoding OmpA/MotB family protein, producing the protein MKLKTIFVFILLTLINCVSNSKYDSLLKAYEESKQDNQRILGEKEGLSRSLDELKRIQEESEQRIQEYKGLMATFRSLIDAGKLKIKIIDGRMVVVLSSDILFPVGSAFLSPVGTTAIREVTTLLASLEGKRFQIEGHTDDTPTGIKGYTNWELASSRALNVLHTMVKAGMPEVRISAASMGASRPAVPNTSPENRAANRRIEIVIVPDLSNLPGMEELKKYAN; encoded by the coding sequence ATGAAATTAAAAACTATATTCGTTTTTATCCTTTTGACCCTAATTAACTGCGTTTCCAATTCGAAATACGATTCATTATTAAAAGCCTATGAAGAATCGAAACAGGACAATCAGAGAATTCTCGGGGAAAAAGAAGGTCTTTCCAGATCTTTGGACGAATTAAAACGAATTCAGGAAGAATCCGAGCAAAGAATTCAGGAATACAAGGGTTTGATGGCGACTTTTCGTTCTTTGATCGACGCAGGTAAGCTTAAAATCAAAATCATAGACGGGAGAATGGTGGTCGTGCTTTCATCCGACATCCTCTTTCCAGTAGGCTCCGCATTCTTATCCCCGGTCGGAACTACGGCCATCCGGGAGGTCACAACCTTACTCGCGTCTCTCGAGGGAAAACGTTTCCAAATCGAGGGGCATACCGACGACACCCCGACCGGCATCAAAGGTTATACGAACTGGGAATTGGCTTCCTCAAGAGCCCTCAACGTCCTACATACGATGGTAAAAGCGGGAATGCCCGAGGTAAGAATTAGCGCCGCGAGCATGGGAGCTTCCAGACCCGCAGTTCCTAATACATCGCCTGAAAACCGAGCGGCCAACAGAAGAATCGAAATCGTGATCGTACCCGATCTGAGCAATCTTCCCGGAATGGAAGAATTGAAAAAATACGCCAACTGA
- a CDS encoding glycosyltransferase codes for MILHIDTETGWRGGERQLLLLAEGLKKRKIPQLIVGKPGSALEGRCSDHGLPFQAVDMRGEWDLSSVKAIRALVQEKKIKLIHTHTAKAHTLALFAKSKLPDTKLVVSRRVDFSIRKNLFSIWKYKSKRNDLFLTVSNKIREILLRDGVDPAKTVTVHSGIDFSFAKKLPDPARYKKEFSIKKDTIVIGNVAALVDHKDQKTLLNAIAKIDSSRNFKVFLVGEGELRKELEDLANTLGISDRVVFTGYRTDVPDILSLFDIFTLTSKEEGLGTSILDAMAVGLPIVATKGGGIGEMLSHEKGAFLSEVGDAESLAKYYEILMDDLKLRKTFGSFNKESVKRFSIKNTIRKTELAYYSFLGEELFGEKE; via the coding sequence GTGATTTTGCATATAGATACAGAAACAGGATGGAGAGGGGGAGAAAGACAACTCCTGCTCCTGGCAGAGGGTCTGAAAAAGAGAAAGATTCCTCAACTCATCGTGGGCAAACCGGGTTCCGCATTGGAAGGACGGTGTTCCGACCATGGACTTCCCTTCCAAGCAGTGGATATGAGGGGAGAATGGGATCTTTCGTCGGTCAAAGCGATCCGCGCTTTGGTTCAGGAAAAAAAGATCAAACTCATTCATACACATACGGCCAAGGCGCATACTCTCGCTTTGTTCGCAAAATCAAAACTTCCCGATACAAAACTTGTAGTTTCCCGACGAGTGGATTTCAGTATTAGAAAAAACTTATTTTCCATTTGGAAATACAAATCCAAACGGAACGATCTTTTCTTAACGGTTTCCAATAAGATCCGAGAAATTCTTCTCAGAGACGGAGTCGATCCCGCAAAAACCGTAACCGTTCACAGTGGAATCGATTTTTCTTTTGCGAAAAAACTTCCCGATCCCGCGCGTTATAAAAAAGAATTCTCTATCAAAAAAGATACGATCGTGATCGGAAACGTCGCCGCGCTCGTGGATCACAAGGATCAAAAAACGCTTTTGAACGCGATCGCAAAGATCGATTCTTCCCGAAACTTCAAGGTGTTTCTTGTCGGTGAAGGTGAACTCAGAAAAGAGTTGGAAGACCTTGCAAACACATTAGGAATTTCTGATAGAGTTGTTTTTACGGGTTATAGAACCGACGTTCCCGATATTCTTTCCTTGTTCGATATTTTTACTCTTACTTCCAAGGAAGAAGGTCTGGGAACTTCCATTCTCGACGCGATGGCCGTCGGTCTTCCGATCGTAGCGACCAAGGGCGGAGGAATAGGAGAAATGCTCAGTCACGAAAAGGGCGCTTTTCTTTCCGAGGTCGGCGACGCGGAATCACTCGCTAAATATTATGAAATTCTTATGGATGATTTGAAACTTCGCAAGACGTTCGGAAGTTTCAACAAAGAATCCGTCAAACGATTCTCCATAAAAAACACGATCCGTAAAACGGAACTCGCATACTATTCTTTCCTGGGTGAAGAACTTTTCGGAGAAAAAGAATGA
- a CDS encoding CBS domain-containing protein has translation MDLDKLLKEVMTTRIFTTNVKDSVSRIGMIFQKFEFHHLLVVDDQKKLIGVISDRDYLKTISPFTGTRMERIQDSQIMNKTASQIMSSFLITAHEDQSLRYATELMLRYKISCLPVMNRRNEIAGIVTSRDILNEILKSPLDLTS, from the coding sequence ATGGACTTAGACAAACTTCTCAAGGAAGTCATGACGACTCGGATCTTTACGACCAACGTAAAGGATTCGGTTTCACGGATTGGAATGATTTTTCAAAAATTCGAATTCCATCATCTTTTGGTGGTCGACGATCAAAAAAAACTTATAGGAGTCATATCGGATCGGGATTATTTAAAGACGATCAGTCCTTTTACGGGAACGAGAATGGAAAGAATTCAGGATTCTCAGATTATGAATAAAACGGCTTCTCAAATCATGAGTTCCTTTTTGATTACCGCACACGAAGATCAAAGTTTACGTTATGCGACCGAGCTTATGCTTCGTTATAAAATTTCCTGTCTTCCCGTTATGAACCGGAGAAACGAAATCGCCGGAATCGTAACGTCCAGGGATATTCTGAATGAAATTCTAAAAAGCCCTCTCGATTTGACTTCTTGA
- a CDS encoding glycosyltransferase family 4 protein → MRSNPKPNPISPARIPGRRIFKVAVVTETYFPEINGVAKTLHRMVNDLVDRGHDILLFRPRQGLKDSVNDRRGYREVLMAGCRIPMYSDMRFGFPAKRILKRHFKKERPDIVHVVTEGPLGWSAVRAARDLGIPVVSDFRTNFHSYTEYYKVGFAGKVVGNYLKRLHNRTAITLTPSQDLVENLFKQGYDNVRVVSRGIDTDLFHPSKRDLSLRKEWGVNKDQLVVLYVGRIAAEKNIELSIQAFRKIQESNPSAKMVLVGEGPLKDTLENKNPDLIFCGLKRGEELARHYASGDLFLFPSMTETFGNVVLEAMASGLGLIAYKYAAANSYLEHGVSAFLPGFGKKQEFIDMTCFLSNNAVLRKKIAAKARKKAMDCTWEKVAQSLENIYSEYSISMDYLEEQANEKINFLRIVESRSQIERAF, encoded by the coding sequence ATGCGATCCAATCCAAAACCGAATCCAATCTCACCCGCTCGGATTCCGGGAAGAAGAATCTTTAAAGTCGCCGTAGTTACGGAAACTTATTTCCCGGAAATCAACGGAGTTGCAAAAACTCTTCATAGAATGGTAAACGATCTCGTGGATCGTGGACACGATATTCTATTGTTTCGTCCTAGACAAGGACTGAAGGATTCCGTAAACGATCGAAGAGGTTATCGGGAAGTTCTGATGGCGGGTTGCAGAATTCCTATGTATTCAGATATGCGTTTCGGATTTCCCGCAAAGCGGATATTAAAGCGACATTTTAAAAAAGAAAGACCGGACATCGTTCACGTAGTCACCGAAGGTCCGTTAGGTTGGTCCGCGGTGCGCGCCGCAAGAGACTTGGGAATCCCGGTAGTCAGCGATTTTAGAACGAACTTTCATTCTTACACGGAATACTACAAGGTCGGTTTCGCCGGAAAAGTTGTAGGAAATTATTTAAAACGACTTCACAATCGGACCGCGATCACTCTTACGCCGTCTCAAGACTTGGTGGAAAATCTTTTCAAACAAGGATACGATAACGTAAGAGTTGTATCTCGAGGAATCGATACGGATTTATTTCATCCTTCCAAAAGAGATCTTTCTTTAAGAAAAGAATGGGGAGTGAACAAGGATCAACTCGTTGTTTTGTATGTGGGAAGAATCGCCGCTGAAAAAAACATCGAACTGAGCATCCAAGCGTTTCGTAAAATTCAGGAATCGAATCCGAGCGCAAAGATGGTTCTCGTCGGCGAGGGTCCTCTAAAAGATACTTTGGAAAATAAGAATCCAGATCTTATCTTTTGCGGTTTAAAAAGGGGAGAAGAATTAGCCAGACACTACGCTTCCGGAGATTTGTTTTTGTTTCCGAGCATGACGGAAACTTTCGGAAACGTCGTTCTTGAAGCGATGGCGAGCGGACTCGGTTTGATCGCTTACAAATATGCGGCGGCCAATTCATATCTGGAACACGGAGTTTCCGCGTTTCTTCCCGGGTTCGGAAAAAAACAGGAATTCATAGACATGACTTGTTTTCTTTCCAACAACGCGGTTCTTAGAAAAAAAATCGCCGCAAAAGCGAGAAAAAAAGCGATGGATTGCACTTGGGAAAAAGTCGCACAATCCTTGGAAAATATATATTCTGAATATTCAATTTCTATGGATTACTTGGAAGAACAGGCGAACGAGAAGATCAATTTCCTGAGAATCGTGGAATCAAGAAGTCAAATCGAGAGGGCTTTTTAG
- a CDS encoding alcohol dehydrogenase catalytic domain-containing protein, protein MKIQFEAMDYRSDDTFEKADYQFEGSLEKGWDISRNGKEYLHLGPGYKLLKSKLCGVCSTDLSRRFLPFPLPQVIGHEVIAEDIEPQNGTKQKYVVEINDTFEARGDHPSDEFCEEGIPSHSPERKVLGIDRLPGGFGPYILAPQNAAIPFQNLPDKTAVLIEPFAASLQAVIASPPKKGDNVAVLGPRRLGSLVIAALAAFRASSKIDFKITALARHDHLLKLSLNLGADEAIDLRKENIESLKNRFAIVYDTTSTTAGFESAIRLSNRELHLKTTNGQEVFGIKKLTELVVDELSLLKFSEENLNFHWEKENRSNQTVYVAPSVGKVSLPSHFKVYYGSIEEAEKILESPDFKGHVPRFDLGIAGTAEEIDLLIRPNKNHENSLIRPRSAILFKGEFGKNSLLEFLNANKSIHSSRCGDFHLAIKLLQENKNVSEALEKNMVTHSYSPENLPQAFTVAHTPEAIKVVIEHA, encoded by the coding sequence ATGAAAATCCAATTTGAAGCCATGGACTATCGTTCGGATGATACTTTCGAAAAAGCGGATTATCAATTCGAAGGAAGTTTGGAAAAAGGTTGGGACATTTCCAGAAACGGAAAAGAATACTTACATCTCGGACCCGGTTATAAACTTTTAAAATCCAAACTCTGCGGAGTTTGTTCCACGGATTTATCCCGTCGTTTTTTGCCCTTCCCTCTTCCGCAGGTGATCGGACACGAGGTCATCGCCGAAGACATAGAACCTCAAAACGGAACCAAACAAAAATACGTAGTCGAGATCAACGATACGTTTGAAGCAAGAGGCGATCATCCCTCCGATGAATTTTGCGAGGAAGGAATTCCATCGCACAGCCCGGAAAGAAAAGTTCTCGGGATCGACAGACTTCCCGGCGGATTCGGTCCTTATATCTTAGCTCCTCAGAACGCGGCGATTCCGTTTCAGAATCTTCCCGATAAAACCGCGGTGTTGATCGAACCGTTCGCGGCGTCTTTACAAGCGGTGATCGCTTCCCCACCGAAGAAGGGAGATAACGTGGCAGTTCTCGGTCCGAGACGATTGGGAAGTCTCGTCATAGCCGCGTTAGCCGCCTTTAGGGCATCTTCTAAAATCGATTTTAAAATCACCGCGCTTGCAAGACACGATCATCTTTTAAAACTTTCTCTCAACCTCGGAGCCGACGAAGCAATCGATCTTAGAAAAGAAAACATAGAATCGCTGAAGAATCGTTTTGCGATCGTATACGACACGACGAGCACAACCGCAGGTTTTGAAAGTGCGATCCGACTTTCAAATCGGGAACTTCATCTCAAAACGACGAACGGACAAGAAGTATTCGGAATCAAAAAACTCACCGAACTCGTCGTGGACGAACTTTCACTTTTAAAGTTCAGCGAAGAAAATCTGAACTTTCATTGGGAAAAGGAGAATCGTTCCAACCAAACCGTTTACGTTGCTCCGAGTGTCGGTAAAGTTTCATTACCTTCTCATTTCAAAGTATATTACGGAAGCATTGAGGAAGCCGAAAAGATTTTGGAATCTCCCGATTTCAAAGGGCACGTTCCCCGTTTCGATCTGGGAATCGCAGGCACCGCGGAAGAAATCGATCTTCTCATTCGTCCAAACAAAAACCACGAGAACTCTTTGATCCGTCCGAGGAGCGCGATCCTTTTTAAGGGAGAATTCGGAAAAAATTCTTTATTAGAATTTTTGAATGCGAATAAATCGATCCATTCTTCCCGATGCGGGGACTTTCATCTTGCGATCAAACTCCTTCAGGAAAACAAAAACGTTTCGGAAGCGCTTGAAAAGAATATGGTGACTCATTCGTATTCTCCGGAGAATCTTCCGCAAGCCTTTACGGTCGCTCATACTCCGGAAGCAATCAAAGTAGTGATCGAACATGCCTAA
- a CDS encoding DoxX family protein, whose product MPELTVISLYVMAILYIIAGILHFVIPRFYLRIMPPYIPYPKFVVSISGLIEIALGALLLLPDTRQLGAWGVILLLIAVFPANLYHYQSRRKTDPPKWALLLRLPTQLLLIYWAYTFT is encoded by the coding sequence ATGCCGGAATTGACCGTTATCAGTCTTTACGTTATGGCGATTCTTTATATAATCGCCGGAATACTTCACTTCGTTATTCCTAGATTCTATCTAAGAATCATGCCTCCTTACATTCCCTACCCTAAGTTCGTCGTTTCTATCAGCGGCTTGATCGAAATAGCCTTGGGCGCTTTATTGCTTCTTCCCGATACGAGACAACTCGGCGCTTGGGGAGTGATTCTTCTTTTGATCGCGGTGTTCCCGGCAAATCTTTATCACTATCAATCCAGAAGAAAGACCGACCCACCGAAGTGGGCCCTACTTCTGCGACTTCCAACACAACTGTTGTTGATCTACTGGGCCTATACCTTTACCTAA
- a CDS encoding YfeK family protein: protein MIKKQIFTLSILLCSFFTSAFVFSQETPSNSDFRNDLNLLMGTLESCQCKFIRNGSEHDPKEAREHMERKLNAADGKIQTIPDFIEHIGSKSSMSGKPYHVKFADGKTKESGVWLKERWEEILKKKNSPVKPTKIKKN from the coding sequence ATGATAAAAAAACAGATTTTTACGCTTTCCATTCTTCTTTGTTCGTTTTTCACTTCGGCATTCGTGTTCTCGCAAGAAACACCTTCGAACTCGGATTTTCGAAACGATTTGAATCTGTTGATGGGAACCCTCGAATCTTGTCAGTGCAAATTCATTCGCAACGGATCGGAACACGATCCCAAAGAAGCGAGAGAACACATGGAGAGAAAGTTAAACGCGGCCGACGGCAAAATACAAACGATTCCCGATTTCATAGAACATATAGGATCGAAATCGAGCATGTCCGGAAAACCCTATCACGTAAAATTCGCGGACGGCAAAACGAAAGAATCCGGGGTTTGGTTGAAGGAAAGATGGGAAGAAATATTAAAAAAGAAGAATTCTCCCGTTAAACCGACTAAAATTAAGAAGAATTAA
- a CDS encoding 2-hydroxychromene-2-carboxylate isomerase, whose protein sequence is MQKIEFFFEFASTYSYLSVMRIEKRLQNLNVEIVWRPFLLGPIFKEQGWNDSPFNIYPSKGKYMWKDMTRRSRKYGIDFVVPTLFPRNGLLASRITVANTDQPWISSFIRETFHANFAKDLDISDPEVLISILNGLGLNGNEILENSKKEEVKHLLRKQTERAMDLGIFGAPSFIVGNELFWGDDHLDDALEELKLS, encoded by the coding sequence ATGCAAAAAATTGAATTCTTTTTCGAGTTTGCAAGCACCTATTCCTATCTTTCAGTGATGAGAATCGAAAAACGTCTCCAAAATTTAAACGTGGAAATCGTATGGAGACCCTTTCTTCTCGGACCGATCTTTAAGGAACAAGGCTGGAACGATTCTCCCTTTAACATCTACCCTTCAAAGGGAAAGTATATGTGGAAGGACATGACCCGAAGAAGCCGTAAATACGGAATCGATTTCGTAGTTCCGACCCTGTTTCCGAGAAACGGCCTTCTCGCTTCCAGAATCACGGTCGCCAACACGGATCAACCTTGGATCTCCTCCTTCATTCGAGAAACGTTCCACGCGAACTTTGCGAAAGATTTAGACATTTCCGATCCGGAAGTTTTGATCTCGATTTTAAACGGACTTGGATTAAACGGAAATGAGATTTTGGAAAATTCCAAAAAAGAGGAAGTGAAACATCTTCTTCGTAAACAAACCGAAAGAGCGATGGATCTCGGAATTTTCGGAGCTCCGAGTTTTATCGTAGGAAACGAACTTTTCTGGGGCGACGACCACCTGGACGACGCTTTAGAAGAACTGAAACTTTCTTAA